Below is a window of Thermus caldifontis DNA.
AGCCTTTCCGCCATCTGGGCTACCTTTTTCCTATTGGCCGCGGCGGTTTTCCCGCCCTTTGAGGCGTTATAGCTACGCTGGGCGGCCTCCATGCGGGCGCTCCACTCTCCAGCCTGCTTAGCCCGCAGGTAGTCCTCCGCGGCCAGGCGGGCTACCTCGCGCTCCCACTCCCTGATCTGGCGAAGCGTTTGCCGATCCCCTTTCTCCCTAGCCTCACGGATAAGGCGGCGGGTTTCAGGGTCAGGCACGAAACGCACGCGCAGGCCCCTTTTGGTCTCCTTGATTGCCACGACCTCCCCACCCTTGTGCACCCGCACCTCCTTGGGCACGGGCTGCAGCTCCACCCGGGCGGGGCGCTCGGGGGGGCGTATGAACCGCCCTTTGGCGTCCCGGTACACCACCCGGCAAATCTGCTGCCAACGGATAGCCATCATGCCCTCCACAGGGGCGGCTCAAAGAGCCTCCCTGCCCGAGCCTGTTTGGCCAAAAATGCCTCGGGGTCCACGCAATAGGTGAGGACCTTTTGCCGGGCTTCCTCCCCCCCGCGGGGGAAGAAGCCCCATAGGCCCTCGCTGGCTGGGGGTTGGCGGTAAAAGACGTCAAAGTGAAGGTGGCAGTAGCCCCCCGTGGTCATCTTGCCCACGGTGCCGATGATCTCCCCAGCCGGCACCACTTGGCGCAGGCCCACCCGTATGTCCCGTAGGTGGGCGTAGCGGGTCCAAACCCCAGCGTGGGGGTGCCGCAGGACCACCACCCCACCCCACACGGGCAGGCGGCCCGCGTAGACTACGTACCCATCCGTCATAGCGTGGACGGGCTGCCCGCAGTCGGAGTCCCCCCCTGCGGGGTGGTTTAGGTCTACCCCGGTGTGCCAGTACCCGGGAGGCGCAAGCCAACTTCCATTTGGCCCCCGCACTCCCCGGTAGTAGTCGGGGTCAAGAAAGCGCACGTCTGGACGGGACTTACGGGGGTTGATGGGCCAGTAAAAGCGGCCCGAACGGGGAACCTCCAGCTCACTCATCCACCATC
It encodes the following:
- a CDS encoding M23 family metallopeptidase — protein: MSELEVPRSGRFYWPINPRKSRPDVRFLDPDYYRGVRGPNGSWLAPPGYWHTGVDLNHPAGGDSDCGQPVHAMTDGYVVYAGRLPVWGGVVVLRHPHAGVWTRYAHLRDIRVGLRQVVPAGEIIGTVGKMTTGGYCHLHFDVFYRQPPASEGLWGFFPRGGEEARQKVLTYCVDPEAFLAKQARAGRLFEPPLWRA